The Burkholderia ambifaria AMMD genome includes a region encoding these proteins:
- the glgB gene encoding 1,4-alpha-glucan branching protein GlgB — MTDMLFDRTDIDALLAGRHPDPFACLGPHTDAGRVVVRALLPGAQRVRAVTPDGDELGALACVDDAGCFAGTLAHDGRYRLAIDWPDTRQITDDAYAFGTLLDEAALARFAAGDPAAVLDCLGATPTRVDGVDGVRFAVWAPNAQRVSVVGDFNMWDGRRHPMRLRRPWGVWELFVPGIGAGEHYKYELRAADGHVLPHKADPCARATEAPPRTASVVADTAALDAFAWHDDGWLHARPPADQRFRMPWSIYEVHAESWQRVPEDMDRSANWDELAERLIPYVRGMGFTHVEFMPISEYPFGGSWGYQPLAQFAPSARFGPVDGFARFVDRAHAAGIGVIVDWVPAHFPNDAHGLAQFDGSALYEHADPREGMHPDWNTCVFNLGRNEVSAFLIASALAWARRYHVDGIRVDAVASMLYRDYSRNEGEWVPNIHGGRENLESVAFLRALNDTLHGTLAPPGVVTFAEESTAWPGVTASTGDGGLGFDFKWNMGWMHDTLSYVREDPIHRRYHHDRMTFGLVYAFSERFVLPLSHDEVVHGKGSLAVKMPGDAWQRLATLRAYFGFMWAHPGKKLLFMGSEFAQWAEFAHDATPHWDLLDAPAHRGVQRLVRDLNRTYAAEPALHALDCHASGFFWLIGDDRDNSVFAFARRDDSGRLVVAICNFTPVPRPGYRIGLPAPGHWRELMNTDAAVYGGTNAGNDGAVWTEDVPSHGQSWSATLRLPPLATLWLSPA; from the coding sequence ATGACCGACATGCTGTTCGACCGCACCGACATCGACGCGCTGCTCGCCGGCCGCCATCCGGACCCGTTCGCGTGTCTCGGCCCGCACACGGACGCCGGCCGGGTCGTCGTGCGCGCGCTGCTTCCCGGTGCGCAGCGCGTGCGCGCGGTGACGCCCGACGGCGACGAACTCGGCGCGCTCGCATGCGTCGACGACGCCGGCTGCTTCGCGGGCACGCTCGCGCACGACGGCCGCTACCGGCTGGCCATCGACTGGCCGGACACACGCCAGATCACCGACGACGCGTATGCGTTCGGCACGCTGCTCGACGAGGCCGCGCTCGCGCGTTTCGCGGCCGGCGACCCGGCCGCCGTGCTCGACTGCCTGGGCGCGACGCCCACGCGCGTCGACGGCGTCGACGGCGTGCGCTTCGCGGTGTGGGCGCCGAACGCGCAGCGCGTATCGGTCGTCGGCGACTTCAACATGTGGGACGGCCGCCGGCATCCGATGCGGTTGCGCCGGCCGTGGGGCGTGTGGGAGCTGTTCGTGCCGGGCATCGGCGCCGGCGAACACTACAAGTACGAGCTGCGCGCGGCCGACGGACACGTGCTGCCGCACAAGGCCGACCCGTGCGCGCGCGCGACCGAAGCACCGCCGCGCACCGCGTCCGTGGTCGCCGACACCGCGGCGCTCGACGCGTTCGCGTGGCACGACGACGGCTGGCTGCACGCGCGGCCGCCCGCGGACCAGCGCTTTCGCATGCCATGGTCGATCTACGAGGTACATGCGGAATCGTGGCAGCGCGTGCCCGAGGATATGGATCGCAGCGCGAACTGGGACGAACTCGCCGAGCGGCTGATCCCGTACGTGCGCGGCATGGGCTTCACGCACGTCGAATTCATGCCGATTTCCGAATACCCGTTCGGCGGTTCGTGGGGCTATCAACCACTTGCGCAGTTCGCGCCGTCGGCGCGCTTCGGGCCCGTGGACGGCTTCGCGCGCTTCGTCGACCGCGCGCACGCGGCCGGCATCGGCGTGATCGTCGACTGGGTGCCCGCGCACTTCCCGAACGACGCGCACGGCCTCGCGCAATTCGACGGCAGCGCGCTGTACGAACACGCCGATCCGCGCGAAGGCATGCACCCGGACTGGAACACCTGCGTGTTCAACCTCGGACGCAACGAGGTCAGCGCATTCCTCATCGCGTCGGCGCTCGCGTGGGCGCGCCGCTATCACGTCGACGGGATCCGCGTCGACGCGGTCGCGTCGATGCTGTACCGCGACTATTCGCGCAACGAAGGCGAATGGGTGCCGAACATCCACGGCGGGCGCGAGAATCTCGAATCCGTCGCGTTCCTGCGCGCGCTCAACGACACGCTGCACGGTACGCTCGCGCCGCCGGGCGTCGTCACCTTCGCGGAGGAATCGACCGCGTGGCCGGGCGTCACGGCGTCGACCGGCGACGGCGGGCTCGGCTTCGACTTCAAATGGAACATGGGGTGGATGCACGACACGCTGTCGTATGTGCGCGAGGATCCGATCCATCGCCGCTATCACCACGACCGGATGACGTTCGGGCTCGTCTATGCGTTCTCCGAACGATTCGTGCTGCCGCTGTCGCACGACGAGGTCGTGCACGGCAAGGGCTCGCTCGCCGTGAAGATGCCGGGCGACGCGTGGCAGCGGCTCGCGACGCTGCGCGCGTACTTCGGCTTCATGTGGGCGCATCCGGGCAAGAAGCTGCTGTTCATGGGCAGCGAATTCGCGCAATGGGCAGAGTTCGCGCACGATGCGACGCCGCACTGGGATCTGCTCGACGCACCCGCGCATCGCGGCGTGCAGCGGCTCGTGCGCGACCTGAACCGCACCTACGCGGCCGAGCCGGCGCTGCACGCGCTCGACTGTCACGCGTCCGGCTTTTTCTGGCTGATCGGCGACGATCGCGACAACAGCGTATTCGCGTTCGCGCGCCGCGACGATAGCGGGCGCCTCGTCGTCGCGATCTGCAACTTCACGCCGGTGCCGCGCCCCGGCTATCGCATCGGGCTGCCCGCGCCCGGGCACTGGCGCGAACTGATGAACACCGATGCCGCCGTGTACGGCGGCACGAATGCCGGCAACGACGGCGCCGTGTGGACGGAAGACGTGCCCTCGCACGGCCAGTCGTGGTCGGCGACCTTGCGCCTGCCCCCGCTCGCGACCCTATGGCTGAGCCCGGCCTGA
- the glgX gene encoding glycogen debranching protein GlgX encodes MPTALPSRLEPGRCYPLGATWDGLGTNFAVFSAHAHRIQLCVFDPTGRKELARLDLPECTDEVWHGYLPNAHPGTVYGFRADGPYQPQHGHRFNPTKLLLDPYARKLVGQFRWSDALFGYRVHSNRADLSMDRRDSAPAMPKAVVVDEAFDWRNDRRPDVPWRSTVIYETHVRGASMRRAGLRVPERGTFASLSHPAFIDHLLSIGVTTIELLPVHAFLQQRALVNRGLRNYWGYDTAAFFAPEPSYLTTRRLDEMRIAIRQLHAAGIEVVLDVVYNHTCEGNELGPTLSWRGLDNASYYRLRQDDRRYHVDETGCGNTLNLSHPRVVQMVMDSLRYWATAFNIDGFRFDLGVTLGREDHGFEPGAGFFDALRQDPVLAQRKLITEPWDLGLGGYQLGRHPPGFAEWNDRFRDTVRRFWRGDAGQRPELAARLAGSADLFNHQRRRTWASVNFVTAHDGFTLADLVSYAHKHNEANGEDDRDGRDDNCSANWGVEGATDDASILDLRARVARSMLATLFTALGTPMIVAGDEFGRTQHGNNNAYCQDNEISWLDWDLAHSEEGVQMIRFVSRLAALRRMYPVMSAPRYPSGDRDGAPGMREIGWFDEHGLELSVPAWEDGEGRALTMRRVGTGRTGRTEALLVILNASAGTIKFKPPAPVLDYRVLLDTATPDSGPRSWPEAGLEVAAHTAVIAVAAVPPDLPS; translated from the coding sequence ATGCCGACCGCCCTGCCTTCCCGTCTCGAACCCGGCCGCTGCTATCCGCTCGGCGCCACGTGGGACGGCCTTGGCACCAACTTCGCGGTATTTTCCGCGCACGCGCACCGTATCCAGCTGTGCGTGTTCGACCCGACCGGCCGCAAGGAGCTCGCGCGCCTCGACCTGCCCGAATGCACCGACGAGGTGTGGCACGGCTACCTGCCGAACGCGCATCCGGGCACCGTATACGGCTTTCGCGCGGATGGTCCGTACCAGCCGCAGCACGGCCATCGCTTCAACCCGACCAAGCTGTTGCTCGACCCGTACGCGCGCAAGCTGGTCGGCCAGTTCCGCTGGTCCGACGCGCTGTTCGGCTATCGCGTGCATTCGAATCGCGCGGACCTGTCGATGGACCGCCGCGACTCGGCGCCCGCGATGCCGAAGGCCGTGGTCGTCGACGAGGCGTTCGACTGGCGCAACGACCGGCGCCCGGACGTGCCGTGGCGCAGCACCGTGATCTACGAGACGCACGTGCGCGGCGCGTCGATGCGCCGCGCCGGGCTGCGCGTGCCGGAGCGTGGCACGTTCGCGTCGCTGTCGCATCCGGCGTTCATCGATCATCTGCTGTCGATCGGCGTGACGACGATCGAATTGCTGCCGGTGCACGCGTTCCTGCAGCAGCGGGCGCTGGTGAACCGCGGGCTGCGCAATTACTGGGGCTACGACACGGCCGCGTTCTTCGCGCCGGAGCCGTCGTACCTGACGACGCGGCGGCTTGACGAAATGCGCATCGCGATCCGCCAGCTGCACGCGGCCGGCATCGAGGTCGTGCTCGACGTCGTCTACAACCACACGTGTGAAGGCAACGAGCTCGGCCCGACGCTGTCGTGGCGCGGCCTCGACAACGCGAGCTACTACCGGCTGCGGCAGGACGACCGGCGTTACCACGTCGACGAGACCGGCTGCGGCAACACGCTGAACCTGTCGCATCCGCGCGTCGTGCAGATGGTGATGGATTCGCTGCGCTACTGGGCCACCGCGTTCAACATCGACGGCTTTCGGTTCGATCTCGGCGTGACGCTCGGCCGCGAGGATCACGGCTTCGAGCCGGGCGCGGGGTTTTTCGACGCGTTGCGGCAGGATCCGGTGCTCGCGCAGCGCAAGCTGATCACCGAACCGTGGGATCTCGGCCTCGGCGGCTATCAGCTGGGCCGTCATCCGCCCGGCTTCGCCGAATGGAACGACCGCTTTCGCGACACGGTGCGGCGGTTCTGGCGCGGCGATGCGGGCCAGCGTCCGGAGCTCGCCGCGCGGCTCGCGGGCTCGGCCGACCTGTTCAACCATCAAAGGCGCCGAACCTGGGCGTCGGTCAATTTCGTGACCGCGCACGACGGCTTCACGCTCGCCGATCTGGTGTCGTATGCGCACAAGCACAACGAGGCCAACGGCGAGGACGACCGCGACGGCCGCGACGACAACTGCAGCGCGAACTGGGGCGTCGAAGGCGCCACCGACGATGCGTCGATTCTCGACCTGCGCGCGCGCGTCGCGCGCTCGATGCTCGCGACGCTGTTTACCGCGCTCGGCACGCCGATGATCGTCGCCGGCGACGAATTCGGCCGGACGCAGCACGGCAACAACAACGCGTATTGCCAGGATAACGAAATATCGTGGCTCGACTGGGACCTCGCGCACAGCGAGGAAGGCGTCCAGATGATCCGTTTCGTGTCGCGGCTCGCCGCGCTGCGGCGCATGTACCCGGTGATGTCGGCGCCGCGCTATCCGTCCGGCGACCGCGACGGCGCGCCGGGCATGCGCGAGATCGGCTGGTTCGACGAACACGGGCTCGAACTGAGCGTGCCCGCGTGGGAGGACGGCGAAGGCCGCGCGCTGACGATGCGGCGCGTCGGCACCGGCCGCACCGGGCGCACCGAGGCGTTGCTCGTGATCCTGAACGCATCGGCCGGCACCATCAAGTTCAAGCCGCCCGCACCGGTGCTCGACTATCGCGTGCTGCTCGACACCGCGACGCCCGACTCCGGCCCGCGCTCGTGGCCGGAGGCCGGCCTCGAGGTCGCCGCGCACACGGCCGTGATCGCGGTCGCGGCCGTGCCACCCGACCTGCCCTCGTGA
- the treZ gene encoding malto-oligosyltrehalose trehalohydrolase translates to MSSRTAHPSGTHAFASSFGATCVDAQHTRFRLWAPASRTAAVELHGDERIAMQAAGDGWFEVVARCGAGTLYRFLLDDGLAVPDPASRFQPSDVHGPSQVVDPAAYRWRNDTWRGRPWHETVLYELHVGACGGYASVERRLSDIAALGVTALELMPVNAFPGARNWGYDGVLPFAPAASYGRPEELKALVDAAHGLGLQVFLDVVYNHFGPDGNLLPRYAPEFFRADRQTAWGPAIDFSRAQTSAFFIDNALYWLDEFRFDGLRIDAAHAIDDDAWLRELARRVRTHFGDARHVHLVLENERNTASLLGPNGFDAQWNDDFHNSAHVLLTGEHEGYYRAYADAPLRRLARTLGEGFAYQGEPSPLHGGAPRGEPSAHLPPTAFVTFLQNHDQIGNRAFGERLRALANDDAVRAATALMLLAPQIPLLFMGEEDGSTQPFQFFTDYRGELADAVREGRRREFAAFSAFADPAHRDAIPDPNDVATFVRSSPAHADDDAWPDADAWRHFYRSALTVRAALVTPHLPGARALGVELLAGHVSPDAEALVARWRLGDGSTLTIAFNPGSHDAVLPALPVGKIVFETPPRARDRLADQRLPPRTCIAWRDGAVNHDALKHRANGHTRP, encoded by the coding sequence ATGTCGTCACGTACCGCCCATCCATCCGGCACGCACGCGTTCGCGTCGTCGTTCGGCGCGACCTGCGTCGACGCGCAGCACACCCGCTTCCGGCTGTGGGCGCCCGCGAGCCGCACGGCCGCGGTCGAACTGCACGGCGACGAGCGCATCGCGATGCAGGCCGCCGGCGACGGCTGGTTCGAGGTCGTCGCGCGCTGCGGCGCCGGCACGCTGTATCGCTTTCTGCTCGATGATGGCCTCGCGGTGCCCGATCCCGCGTCGCGCTTCCAGCCGTCCGACGTGCACGGCCCGAGCCAGGTCGTCGATCCAGCCGCGTACCGCTGGCGCAACGACACGTGGCGTGGCCGGCCCTGGCACGAGACGGTGCTGTACGAGCTGCACGTCGGTGCCTGCGGCGGCTATGCGAGCGTCGAGCGGCGCCTGTCCGACATCGCCGCGCTCGGCGTGACCGCGCTCGAGCTGATGCCCGTCAACGCGTTCCCCGGTGCACGCAACTGGGGCTACGACGGCGTGCTGCCGTTCGCGCCCGCTGCGTCATACGGCCGGCCCGAGGAGCTGAAGGCGCTCGTCGATGCCGCGCACGGGCTCGGACTGCAGGTGTTTCTCGACGTCGTGTACAACCACTTCGGCCCCGACGGCAACCTGCTGCCGCGCTATGCGCCTGAATTTTTCCGGGCCGACCGGCAGACCGCTTGGGGCCCGGCGATCGATTTCTCGCGCGCGCAGACGAGCGCGTTCTTCATCGACAACGCGCTGTACTGGCTCGACGAATTCCGTTTCGACGGCCTGCGCATCGACGCCGCCCATGCGATCGACGACGATGCATGGCTGCGCGAGCTGGCCCGGCGCGTGCGCACGCATTTCGGCGATGCGCGCCACGTGCATCTGGTGCTCGAGAACGAACGCAATACCGCGAGCCTGCTCGGGCCCAACGGCTTCGATGCGCAGTGGAACGACGACTTCCACAACAGCGCGCACGTGCTGCTGACCGGCGAGCACGAAGGCTACTACCGCGCGTACGCCGACGCGCCGCTGCGCCGTCTCGCGCGCACGCTCGGCGAAGGCTTCGCGTATCAGGGCGAGCCGTCGCCGCTGCATGGCGGTGCGCCGCGCGGCGAGCCGAGCGCGCACCTGCCGCCGACCGCGTTCGTCACGTTCCTGCAGAACCACGACCAGATCGGCAACCGCGCGTTCGGCGAACGGCTGCGCGCGCTCGCGAACGACGACGCGGTGCGCGCCGCGACCGCGTTGATGCTGCTCGCGCCGCAGATTCCGCTGCTGTTCATGGGCGAGGAAGACGGCAGCACGCAGCCGTTCCAGTTCTTCACCGACTATCGCGGCGAGCTCGCCGATGCGGTGCGCGAAGGCCGTCGCCGCGAGTTCGCCGCGTTTTCCGCGTTCGCCGATCCCGCGCATCGCGATGCGATTCCCGATCCGAACGATGTCGCCACGTTCGTGCGCTCGTCGCCGGCCCACGCGGACGACGATGCGTGGCCCGATGCCGACGCATGGCGGCACTTCTATCGCAGCGCGCTGACGGTGCGCGCGGCGCTGGTGACGCCGCACCTGCCCGGCGCGCGCGCGCTCGGCGTCGAGCTGCTGGCGGGTCACGTTAGCCCCGACGCGGAGGCGCTCGTCGCGCGCTGGCGGCTCGGCGACGGCAGCACGCTGACGATCGCGTTCAATCCCGGCTCGCACGACGCGGTGCTGCCCGCGCTGCCGGTCGGCAAGATCGTGTTCGAGACGCCGCCCCGCGCGCGCGACCGGCTCGCCGACCAGCGGCTGCCGCCTCGTACCTGCATCGCGTGGCGCGACGGCGCGGTCAACCACGATGCGCTGAAACACCGCGCGAACGGGCACACGCGACCATGA
- the malQ gene encoding 4-alpha-glucanotransferase has product MTTDVPIAELARAAGLEPDWIDAGGVARRVTDDSLVALVDALGWPCGTPIERVDSAAALVDAHDAAPPVVTGDAGVPLTLPRSVAPRGARWRITLESGEHVDGRVAGAGEYGRLPPLAQPGYHTLDIGEHRIGLAIAPPRARPFAAGDGLPDAQRRWGISAQLYSLRRAGDDGAGDYTALARLAAQAARHGADAVAISPTHAGYPALPEHNSPYSPSSRRWHNVAYLDCDAVPGADVVRRTNGAAADVASAPDTPLIDWPQVLPQKLRRLRACFDAWRANGEPARDAFEQFRAAGGAALDAHARFDALQAFCIEHGIGADWRHWPAQWRMPATAEVDAFAHAHADAIAFHTFLQWCASRALGDAQQAARDAGMAVGLIADLAVGSDRAGSDAWAHGTTLLRGVSVGAPPDLFNADGQAWGVTTWTPAALRANGFTPFLDLLRAAFAHAGGIRIDHVLGFARMWIVPEGGSARDGAYLRYPLDDLVRLVALEAARHRAVAIGEDLGTVPAGFRERLGAQGIAGMRVLWFERDADRAFRPPSAWDRDTIAMTSTHDLPTVAGWWRGIDLEWRRVAAEAAAAPTKPHPAGDDVGRAAAAHDTGHDARIDPVLRGDAPAADDGHDAPPPASFDLRAAQDERTTDRAALWRALQHAGCAPAGDPIPSADTPPVGAVLAYVARSPSPLAIVPLEDLLALDEQPNLPGPPCGHPNWLRRLPRAVDALLDADARTRITAIEHARRAPEDDA; this is encoded by the coding sequence ATGACGACCGACGTACCGATCGCCGAACTCGCGCGCGCGGCCGGGCTCGAACCCGACTGGATCGACGCGGGCGGCGTCGCGCGGCGCGTGACCGACGATTCGCTCGTCGCGCTCGTCGATGCGCTCGGCTGGCCCTGCGGCACGCCGATCGAGCGGGTCGACAGCGCGGCGGCCCTCGTCGATGCGCACGACGCCGCGCCGCCGGTCGTGACGGGCGACGCGGGCGTGCCGCTGACGCTGCCGCGCAGCGTCGCGCCGCGCGGCGCGCGCTGGCGGATCACGCTGGAATCGGGCGAGCACGTCGACGGGCGCGTGGCCGGCGCGGGCGAATACGGCAGGCTGCCGCCGCTCGCGCAGCCCGGCTATCACACGCTCGACATCGGCGAGCACCGCATCGGGCTCGCGATCGCGCCGCCGCGCGCGCGGCCGTTCGCCGCTGGCGACGGCCTGCCGGATGCGCAGCGCCGCTGGGGCATCTCGGCCCAGCTCTACAGCCTGCGGCGCGCGGGCGACGACGGTGCGGGCGACTACACCGCACTCGCGCGCCTCGCCGCGCAGGCCGCGCGGCACGGGGCCGATGCGGTCGCGATCAGCCCGACGCATGCCGGCTATCCGGCGCTGCCCGAGCACAACAGCCCGTATTCGCCGTCGTCGCGGCGCTGGCACAACGTCGCGTATCTCGACTGCGATGCCGTACCAGGCGCCGATGTCGTGCGGCGCACGAACGGCGCGGCGGCGGACGTCGCATCCGCACCGGATACGCCGCTGATCGACTGGCCGCAGGTGCTGCCACAGAAACTGCGACGCCTGCGCGCGTGCTTCGATGCGTGGCGTGCGAACGGCGAACCTGCGCGCGACGCGTTCGAGCAGTTTCGCGCGGCGGGCGGTGCGGCACTCGACGCGCATGCGCGCTTCGACGCGCTGCAGGCGTTCTGCATCGAACACGGGATTGGCGCGGACTGGCGGCACTGGCCCGCGCAATGGCGGATGCCGGCCACCGCCGAGGTCGACGCATTCGCGCACGCGCATGCCGACGCGATTGCGTTCCATACGTTCCTGCAATGGTGCGCGTCGCGCGCGCTCGGCGACGCGCAGCAGGCGGCGCGCGATGCCGGGATGGCGGTCGGGCTGATCGCCGACCTCGCGGTCGGATCCGATCGCGCGGGCAGCGACGCGTGGGCGCACGGCACGACGCTGTTGCGCGGCGTGTCGGTCGGCGCACCACCCGACCTGTTCAATGCGGACGGCCAGGCGTGGGGCGTGACGACGTGGACACCGGCCGCGCTGCGCGCGAACGGCTTCACGCCGTTCCTCGACCTGTTGCGCGCGGCCTTCGCCCATGCCGGCGGGATTCGCATCGATCATGTGCTCGGCTTCGCGCGGATGTGGATCGTGCCGGAAGGCGGATCGGCGCGCGACGGCGCGTACCTGCGTTATCCGCTCGACGATCTGGTGCGGCTCGTCGCGCTGGAGGCCGCGCGGCACCGGGCGGTGGCGATCGGCGAGGATCTGGGCACGGTGCCGGCGGGTTTTCGCGAGCGGCTCGGCGCGCAGGGCATCGCCGGAATGCGCGTGCTGTGGTTCGAACGTGACGCGGATCGCGCATTTCGACCGCCGTCGGCGTGGGATCGCGACACGATCGCGATGACGTCGACGCATGACCTGCCGACCGTGGCCGGCTGGTGGCGGGGTATCGATCTCGAATGGCGGCGGGTGGCGGCCGAGGCCGCTGCGGCGCCGACCAAGCCGCACCCTGCCGGTGACGACGTCGGCCGCGCCGCGGCCGCGCACGACACCGGCCACGACGCACGGATCGATCCGGTCCTGCGTGGCGATGCGCCCGCCGCGGATGACGGCCACGACGCGCCGCCCCCCGCTTCTTTCGACCTCCGCGCCGCCCAGGACGAGCGCACCACCGACCGCGCGGCGTTGTGGCGCGCGTTGCAGCACGCGGGCTGCGCACCGGCCGGCGATCCGATTCCGTCCGCCGACACGCCGCCCGTCGGCGCAGTGCTCGCATACGTCGCGCGCAGCCCGTCGCCGCTCGCGATCGTGCCGCTCGAGGATCTGCTCGCGCTCGACGAGCAACCGAATCTCCCCGGCCCGCCGTGCGGTCATCCGAACTGGCTGCGCCGGCTGCCGCGCGCGGTCGACGCGCTGTTAGACGCCGACGCGCGCACCCGCATTACGGCGATCGAGCACGCGCGCCGAGCGCCGGAGGACGACGCATGA